The Candidatus Acidiferrales bacterium region GCGTCGGCGTGGATGTCATGCTGGAGATGTCCGGCCATCCGCCCGCCATCCACCAGGGCTTCCAGATGCTGCGCGCCGGCGGCCGGGCTTCTCTGCTCGGCATCCCCACGCAAAAGGTCGAGATGGACCTGGTCGCCGAGGTCATCTTCAAGGGAGCGACCGTCCACGGCATTTACGGCCGGCGGATGTTTGACAGTTGGTACAAGATGACCGCGCTCATTCGCTCGGGGCGCCTCAACCTGGACCCGCTCTTCACCGACCGCATCCCCATGGAAAAGTTTGTGCCCGCCTTTGAAAGACTTTCCTCGGGCCAGGGATCGAAAGTCTTGATGTATCCCCACGGCTTGCCGTAAAACAGCCCCGGAGGAACCCGTGACGCAACCGACCACTCAGAGACCCACCATGAGTTTTCTGCGCGAGGAGCTGGACAAGCTCAAGGAGAAGAACCTCTACTTTCGCCTGCGGGTCCTGGAAGGCGAGCAGTTGCCGGTGGCGCGCTTCGACGGCCGCCAGGTGATCAATCTTTCGTCGAACAACTACCTGGGGTTGACCACCCACCCGAAGCTGCGGCAGAAGGCGCTCGAGGCGGTGGAAAAACTGGGAGTGGGTTCAGGAGCGGTGCGCACCATCGCCGGCACGATGAAGATTCACATGGAGCTGGAAGAGCGGATCGCCCGCTTCAAAAAAACCGAGGCCGCGGTGGTCTTCCAGTCCGGCTTCGCCGCCAATGCCGGCACGGTGGCCGCCATCCTCGGCAAAGATGACCTGATTGTGTCGGATGAGCTGAACCACGCCTCGATCATTGACGGCTGCCGGCTTTCCCGGGCCACCATCAAGGTCTTCCAGCATAAGGGCGTCGCCGACTGCGAGCGCATCTTGAAAGAGACGGCCAACTGGAATGGCAAGAAGCTGTTGATCACCGACGGCGTTTTCTCAATGGACGGCGACATTGCGCCGCTGCCGCAGCTCTGCGACCTCGCCGAGAAATACAACTGCATCATGATGATTGATGATGCCCACGCTTCAGGCGTGCTCGGCCGGAACGGCCGCGGGACGGTGGACCACTACAACATGCACGGCCGCGTGGATATCCAGGTGGGGACGCTTTCGAAAGCTATCGGAGCCCTGGGCGGATATGTGTGCGGCAGCCGCGACCTGATCGAATACCTCTACCATCGCGCCCGGCCGTTTCTGTTTTCCACCTCGCATCCGCCGGCGGTGGCCGCGTCCTGTATGGCCGCTTTCGAGGTGCTGGAAGAAAATGAGGAAATCATCCAGAAGCTCTGGGAAAACACAAGATTCTTCAAGAAGCGCCTGACGGAAATGGGTTTTAACACCGGCATGAGCGAAACGCCCATCACGCCGATCATCGTTGGCGATGCCGCTCGCGCCTTCGCCTTTTCCCGCGGTTTGTTTGAGGAGGGAGTCTTTGCCCAGGCGGTCGGGTTCCCGACGGTCCCGGAAGGAAAGGCCCGCATCCGCACGATCGTCACCGCCACCCATACCCGGCCGGAGCTGGAGCGGGCGCTCGAGATCCTCGAACGTGTCGGCAAGAAGCTGGGTATTGTCTGAAAAGTGGTCGAACCGGTGACCCCGCGGCAAAGCCTCAGGTGAACCCCGCCGCGGCGGGGACGCTGGACGTGAGCCCCGGTTTGTCATATTTGCTACTTTCGGTCAGGAGAGAGTTATGACCTCATCCGTCGAGCATCGCTTCATGCAGCAACAGGGTTTTCTCGATGCAGATGGTCCGGCCTGTGCGGCTCATTTCCGGGCCTTGCGCTTTCAGCCCTCGATCGTGGGGCCGCTCATCCTGCTCGGGATCATCCTGCAATCGAGGTTTGTGTTCGCAGCCCTCTCTGCCCTGCTGTGGTTTGGCGTGGCGCTTCCCCGCTGGAATGTCTTTGAGGCTCTCTACAACGCGCTTGTGGCCGAGCCGATGAAGAGGCAAAAACTGACGCCGGCGCCGGCCCCGCGACGTTTCGCGCAGGGCATGGCCGCCACCTTCATGCTTGTTGTCGCCGTTGCTTTGAGCATGGGCTGGTATTGGACCGGCGTGGTATTTGAGGCGTTCATCGTGATCGCATTTCTCGCGCTACTGTTCGGAAAGTTCTGTTTGGGCTCCTATATCTATCACCTGATCCGCGGCCGTTCTGAACTTGCCAACGCCACGTTGCCCTGGTCGAAGAGCTAGAATCTGTTCCATAACATAGAAGGACCGGCCAGGGGTTTTATCATGCTGAACCCGCGACGGCGGCCGAAGCATTTCGACTTGAGATTCTTCGGTCGCCGCGCGCGCCCTGAGCGCCGCCGAAGGGACGACCTCAGAATGACACCCAGCGACCCGAGGTTGTGAAATGGCTTCTAGTGCCGTTCCAACTATTTTGGGCTAAGTTCTTCATGGACTCAGCACGTATAACTAATTATGTCGCTCCAGCTCGCTATTCTGCTCAATTAGTTGGAACGGCACTAGCCGCGGGCGATAGCCGGGCCCGGAATTATTGACCTCACCACGAGCAAGTGCCGCCCCACGACCCCGAGGAATGGAAGTGGCTGCCCGGATGGTTCCAATCTTTCTGGCAACCTATGTTGTGCGAGGAACAGGAGGAATCGCACAGCCTTCTTTCCTTCCTCTTAGGTTGCTTGGCCTTTTTCTTCAACCTCTTTCCCCCCGTCGAATCTCTTCCCATATGTATCGGCATGGTCGCCTCACCAGCAGAGGGTCGAGCCCCTCCGCATGCTAGATTATCCACTAGGGCGGACTCCCTGTGTCAAGGCCGCTCGAGAGGCCGAATCGGGCAAGCTGGCCGCTGCGGATTCCAGGTTAGAGGGATAGGAGCCAGCCGCTCCTCCCCAAACGCTCTACCATCATCCCACGGGGACGAGAAAACGTAGGGGCGTACGGCCGTACGCCCCTACCACAACATCATCGGAACTTCGCTGTGGAAGTGTGGGGCGAGTGGCGAGCCTACGAGGTCTCGTCCATCGCCGCTTACTTCTCAGCCCTCGACCAAAGCGGCACGCCCTGATCATCTCGCAGCGCCAGAGTCGCGCCCCCCAAGGTAATCGTCTTTACGACGACGTACTCGTTGGCGCCCTTCTTCATTTTCGAGCCGACTAGCGCCACCGGCTCCTCTTCTTTGAGCGTCATTTTTTTCAGGTCGAAGAACCAATCGGGCGCGAGGTGAATGATCATGCGACCCTGGTCGGTCTTGATAATGCCGTGCAGGCCGCCTTTGCCGCAGCAGCCGCCCCGCTTCATGTGGGTGATCTTCTCGAGCGTCCCGCTGGCGGTGATCTCCGTCTTGGGATCGTATTCGGACTTGGGGCCCACGCCTTGGGCGAAAACCAGCGTCGCCAGGCTCCCCACCAGAAATGCGGCCAACATGAGCCTTACCGCCGAGTGAGTCATAATGTCCTCCATGGCAAACACGGAACTTGACGGGGCACGGCGGGGAATGAAAAAGGACTCGCGGCAGGACCAGGAAGGGGGTCAAAATGACCCGGAGTTAGTTTCTCGCTTCAAGTCCAGAATTGCAAGTTTATTTTCTAAGCCTTTGGTATGCATTGAGTTGCCGGCGAGTATGCCAGGAGCCTCGGCAACTCCACTCAGCCACTCGCGCCTGGCCGAGGGATGCTCTTCGTTTCGCTGGGCACGACTAAAAGGCGATTTCAAACTTGCCTCGGAATCGGCGCCCGATGCCGTTCGAGAAGCCGCCGAAATTGGGGCTAAAGATGTTCGCTTGAAAGTCGCGCGGATTGAAATGGTTGGTGACGTTGAAAACCTTGATGCCAATTTGAGTTTGATACTTCTTCCCCAGGAACGGTATGGCGAATCCGCGGGTGAGTTGTAAATCGAGCGAAGCGAAAGTGGGGAACCGCCCGGCCCGGTTGCGCGGGCCGACAAAGTTGAGCTCGCTATCCACCACAGAAAAAGGGAAGCCGTTCCGAACGTCCAGCACGGGCGAAGCACGCAGCTTCCACGGCAATGCGATCATGCCCCAGAACAAGAAGCGGTTGGGAGCATCGTAGGGCAGCCGCGAGCGCTCGTTCGGGCGAATCACCGGATTCGGGAAGTTCCCGAAAAGCGCGTCAAACGAGTTCAGGTCGCCGGTGGCCCGGGAGCGAACGTAGGACGCAAAAAAGTTTGAGCGTTCGCTCAGTTGGTAGCGAGCGGTCCATTGAAATTCGCGATAGCGCTGCCGGCCGGAAGAAGCGAGCAACAGGGTGCCGGTATTGTTCGGCCCGGCGAAGGGCTCAACCAGAAAATCGTTGTGCGTTTCCCTTTGCTCGTAGCCGAACCGAAACAACAATCGCCGGGTAAGCTCGCGGTCCACTTGAAACTGCCAGGAAAGGCTGTACGGCGTCTTCAGCCCATTGTGATCGAGCACGTGGGCGAACCTTCGCGGGCTGTCCACCACCGTCACTCCATCGGCAGCAAAGCGGGTGACCACCGGCGGCGGCAATTGCGTGAACGTGCCCGGGGCGAGCGGGATCTTGTCATAGAAAAGTCCAATCCCGCCGCGCACGGCGGTCTTGTTGTCTCTGAACGGCGCATAGACAAAGCCAAGCCGCGGAGCAACATTGTTCTGCCCCGAGAGTTGATCGCGGTCGTAGCGCAGGCCGAGGTCGAGAGTGAAGCGCGGCCAAATCGCCCATTTTTCCTGGACGAAGCCGGTGTACTCGTTTTTGTCCCGGCCGATCGGGCCGCCGCCAACGTAGCGGATGACCTGGCTTGTCGTTCCATCCTCGCGCCGAATGGTGACCGGCAAGTTTTGATAGATGCCGTCGTAGCGGTTGACCACCACTTGGTAACCGGCTTTCAGCAGATGCGTTCCGGCAGCGCGGAAGAGCGGAAAGTGATAGATCTGCCGCCAGTCGTGGCGGAAGCTTTCGCGGTCCTGGCGATTAAAGAAGCTGCCCGAGTTCTGCTCCGGGAAGAGGACGTAACCGGGTTGCAGGGGGTCAGCCGGGAAAACGTGGGCGTCGTAGCTTTTGGCGGAAAAGAGGCTTTCGAGAAACGACCCGTTGGCGAAAATGGCGCGGTCGGAAAAACTGAGTTGCCAGCCGCGCTGCCGGAAATTGGGAGTAGCGCCTTCTGGATTGAAGGTGTCGAGCGTGACGAAGGAGAGATTTTGGGGATAGACGGCCGCGGTCATGCTGAAGCGGTGGTTCGGGTTGATGTTCCCATCGATCTGGGTGAGCGAGTCGAAACTCTCGAGCACTCGATCGTTCTTGAGATTCGGCTGGCTTTCCACCCGCGTGCGCACAAAGCGGTAGTCAAAGGCCTGCGAGAAATACAGCCTGCCCTTCACCACCGGGCCGGCGGCGATGACGCGGGGAGTGATCGACCCGAGCCCGACGATAGTGCCGTCCCGCCAGCGAAGGCGCGGGAAGAAATTGGTCAGGAGGAATTTCCACGTATCGCTGCCCGGCCGCGTCTCAATCTCCGTCACGCCGCCGGTGAATTTCCCGTACTCGGCGGAAAAGGGACTGGAAAGAACCTGGACGGATTCGATCGCCTCGAGGGGAAGGCTGATGGCGAACTGTCCCGTCACCGGGTCGGTCACGGTGGCGCTGTTAACCAACAGTCCGGACTGGGTGCCGCGAGCCCCCTTGACGTTGAGGAGGCCATCGGGCCCGCGGACTACGCCGGGCAGCAGCGGCAAGGCATCCTGAAACCGTTCGTTCACCAGGGGAGCCGATTTGATGATTTCCGGCCGCAAGGTTTGCCCGGAAGGCGCGCTTGATTCCGTCGTTTCGATGCCGCCGGTTTCCGCCCGCACCGTGATCTGCTCCACCCGGCCCTTCGGTTGAATCCGGATGTTCAGCTCGAGATCCTGACCTCCGGCAAGCCGGAATGTTTGTGTGGCGATTGCAAATCCAGGCAACTCGACAGTGATCCGATAGTCGCCGACCGGCAGACGAATGTATTTGTACTCGCCTACCTCGCTGGTGACGGTGGCCAGGCTCCGCCTGGTCTGGAGATGGGTGACGGTAACCTTGGCGTTTGGCCAGATGGTCTGAATCTGATCGTCGCCGACCGTATAGACGATGCCGTGCAGGTTCGCACCGGCTGTTGCCTGGAGGGGGAGAAGGTAAGCACACGAGGCAAGGATGGCAAGCCCGCCCAAAGCAAATGAGCGCATTGCGCGAAAGAGTTTTTGGCGGGCAAGCGGCGCAATCGAAGCGCGGCCCCCGTTTTCTCGGAAGCACGTATAGAGGCGGTAGATCATCCGGAAGCCCATAAACTTGCCCGTTCCATTTTTGCGCGTCAGCCCCGGTCGCGCCGCAACGTGAGGCCGCCATCCACCAGGATGGTTTGGCCGGTGATGTAATTGTCCGGCTCGAGAAGAAAACGGATGGCGCGCGCCACATCCTCGGCTCGGCCGAAACGGGCGATGGCTCCGCCTTTGATGAACGAATCGTATTTGCCCGCCCGAATACTTGCCTCCGCCATACCGGCCATCGTGACGCCCGGGGCGACAACATTCACGCGAATCCCGGCTGGCCCGCCCCACTGTTTGGCAAGGATGCGCGCCGCCTGCACCAGCGCTGCTTTCGGCCCGGCATAATTCACGCTGCCGTCGAACGGCGCCACCGCCTGCATCGTCGAAAGCAAGACGATGCTGCCCGGAGTCTTTTGGGCGAGCATGGCTTCCCCGGCGCGCTTGGCGAGCAGCACCGGCGCGATATAGTTTCGATCCGCGGCGGCGCGCATGGCAGCTTCGTCCAGCCGGCTCCATTCCACTCGAGCCGGGTCGCCGACAAGAACCGCCAAGCCGTAGAGAAGGCCCCATTTTTCCGCGGCCAGGACGTAGCGCTCGCGCACGGCGGCATGGATGAGGTCGCCTTCCACCAGCTCGATGGTTTGTTGGAATTGTCCGGCGATGGCCCGGCGGAACTCTTCTGCGCGGGAGCGGTTGGAACGATAGCCCGCCACCACCCGCGCGCCTTCGCCTGCCAGCAGCGCTGCGGTGGCGGCCCCGAGCCCGCCGGTGGCGCCGGCGATCAGTACCACTTTTCCGGAAAGGGTTCTATCCGGAAACTCGAAGGCAAACCGGCGATAGAGCTCGAGCCTCGCTTCGTCCAAAAACTCGGATGCCATCCCGCCTCCTTGCCCGTATTCGGGCTTGCCGGATGCCGCCGGCCCGCCGCTCGTGGTGAACCGGGGCCACCCGGCGGTTCTTTCTTTCATACGAAAAGAAAAGAGGCGAATCCGCCCCGTCTCGATCCAGAGTCCCGATGCTTCGGGATGGGGATTCGAGACGGGGAAACCCGCCTCTCGTTGCGAACTCCCTTCCGGCGCTTGCCCGCTTACATGAATGGCGAGCTTGCTTACTTCTTCTTGCCGAGGACGGACTCTTTGGCCGCCTTGGCAACCCGGAACTTCACCACCGTTTTGGCCGGAATCTTGATCGGCTCGCCGGTCTGCGGATTGCGGCCCATGCGTGCCTTGCGATTGGCCTTCACGAGCTTGCCGATCCCGGGGATCACGAACACGCCCGCGCTCTTTGTCTCTTTGTAGGCAAGATTGACCAACTCCTCCATGAAGCCGGCGGCGGCCTTTTTGGTCATGCCAGCCTTCCCCGCCATGTGGGCTACAACCTTGGACTTGCTCATTGCTTTCGCCATCGACTCTTGCTCCTTTTAATCGGGTTCAATCCGAATTGGGAAAAACGACCCTGCCGGTCAGACAAGGTTCCTTATTGCGCGCTGAATATACCCAACGGCCGCGGCCACTGCAAGCGAAAAAGCTCAAAACCCCTCGGTTTCTGCGGATGATTCGCACGCGCATCACCCTTCACGACCAACGGGCGTTGGTCTCAAGCGAGTGGTCGCAAGCTTGCCCCGAGCCGGCGGCGGGC contains the following coding sequences:
- a CDS encoding DUF4395 family protein, which gives rise to MTSSVEHRFMQQQGFLDADGPACAAHFRALRFQPSIVGPLILLGIILQSRFVFAALSALLWFGVALPRWNVFEALYNALVAEPMKRQKLTPAPAPRRFAQGMAATFMLVVAVALSMGWYWTGVVFEAFIVIAFLALLFGKFCLGSYIYHLIRGRSELANATLPWSKS
- a CDS encoding HU family DNA-binding protein, whose amino-acid sequence is MAKAMSKSKVVAHMAGKAGMTKKAAAGFMEELVNLAYKETKSAGVFVIPGIGKLVKANRKARMGRNPQTGEPIKIPAKTVVKFRVAKAAKESVLGKKK
- a CDS encoding SDR family oxidoreductase, which produces MASEFLDEARLELYRRFAFEFPDRTLSGKVVLIAGATGGLGAATAALLAGEGARVVAGYRSNRSRAEEFRRAIAGQFQQTIELVEGDLIHAAVRERYVLAAEKWGLLYGLAVLVGDPARVEWSRLDEAAMRAAADRNYIAPVLLAKRAGEAMLAQKTPGSIVLLSTMQAVAPFDGSVNYAGPKAALVQAARILAKQWGGPAGIRVNVVAPGVTMAGMAEASIRAGKYDSFIKGGAIARFGRAEDVARAIRFLLEPDNYITGQTILVDGGLTLRRDRG
- a CDS encoding TonB-dependent receptor, which produces MGFRMIYRLYTCFRENGGRASIAPLARQKLFRAMRSFALGGLAILASCAYLLPLQATAGANLHGIVYTVGDDQIQTIWPNAKVTVTHLQTRRSLATVTSEVGEYKYIRLPVGDYRITVELPGFAIATQTFRLAGGQDLELNIRIQPKGRVEQITVRAETGGIETTESSAPSGQTLRPEIIKSAPLVNERFQDALPLLPGVVRGPDGLLNVKGARGTQSGLLVNSATVTDPVTGQFAISLPLEAIESVQVLSSPFSAEYGKFTGGVTEIETRPGSDTWKFLLTNFFPRLRWRDGTIVGLGSITPRVIAAGPVVKGRLYFSQAFDYRFVRTRVESQPNLKNDRVLESFDSLTQIDGNINPNHRFSMTAAVYPQNLSFVTLDTFNPEGATPNFRQRGWQLSFSDRAIFANGSFLESLFSAKSYDAHVFPADPLQPGYVLFPEQNSGSFFNRQDRESFRHDWRQIYHFPLFRAAGTHLLKAGYQVVVNRYDGIYQNLPVTIRREDGTTSQVIRYVGGGPIGRDKNEYTGFVQEKWAIWPRFTLDLGLRYDRDQLSGQNNVAPRLGFVYAPFRDNKTAVRGGIGLFYDKIPLAPGTFTQLPPPVVTRFAADGVTVVDSPRRFAHVLDHNGLKTPYSLSWQFQVDRELTRRLLFRFGYEQRETHNDFLVEPFAGPNNTGTLLLASSGRQRYREFQWTARYQLSERSNFFASYVRSRATGDLNSFDALFGNFPNPVIRPNERSRLPYDAPNRFLFWGMIALPWKLRASPVLDVRNGFPFSVVDSELNFVGPRNRAGRFPTFASLDLQLTRGFAIPFLGKKYQTQIGIKVFNVTNHFNPRDFQANIFSPNFGGFSNGIGRRFRGKFEIAF
- a CDS encoding glycine C-acetyltransferase → MTQPTTQRPTMSFLREELDKLKEKNLYFRLRVLEGEQLPVARFDGRQVINLSSNNYLGLTTHPKLRQKALEAVEKLGVGSGAVRTIAGTMKIHMELEERIARFKKTEAAVVFQSGFAANAGTVAAILGKDDLIVSDELNHASIIDGCRLSRATIKVFQHKGVADCERILKETANWNGKKLLITDGVFSMDGDIAPLPQLCDLAEKYNCIMMIDDAHASGVLGRNGRGTVDHYNMHGRVDIQVGTLSKAIGALGGYVCGSRDLIEYLYHRARPFLFSTSHPPAVAASCMAAFEVLEENEEIIQKLWENTRFFKKRLTEMGFNTGMSETPITPIIVGDAARAFAFSRGLFEEGVFAQAVGFPTVPEGKARIRTIVTATHTRPELERALEILERVGKKLGIV